Sequence from the Tripterygium wilfordii isolate XIE 37 chromosome 10, ASM1340144v1, whole genome shotgun sequence genome:
ctaaatctcttgtgccaaggctaggttgaagccttgggtttgatgactttgtttatgacttgatttacatacatatgagttgatttgggtataaatcttgtgtttctatgtttgactgcaatttattcatgcttgtggtgtttggccaacactttaggtttttggatgaaattgtttggagaatttgcttagacaataatatgtcaagtagattatgcttcttgaaacacttgattatgaatgtgtctccctttaattaggtgacaatttgtatgaatcctaatctccatagaactccatgaattcctatgcatgtttagaccaataagatggctagaatgtatttaggaatatccgacctagaccaataagatggctagtaatcgattttagggagatttggcttaggtgcgctaaaaccgacttaggtacggattcgttatgcccgaattagcaaatatgtgtgtaaatttatgtcattccaagtcatttcccaagggggattccgaagccttggtgttcatctcatatttgttaaatcatctcatttgcattagttgcatcctaattctaagaaaataccaaaaacactttgctctttgcttgttttagttgaattaccaaaccaaacaatcttgagttgaattttacttttgattgcattgtccatatatacatgcaaatatacatttggattaaacataacaccgtccctgtggattcgacccttgcttatcattgtgctgtagtcgccgactagtacacttgctagtaaggttaatttagacccaacaatatCTTGTGTGCTTTTGGTGAGCATTGCAGGACCTAGTCATGGGTCGGCATTAACTTGGCCTCTGCGATTGAAAATTGTTATCGACGTTGCTAGGTATGTCAAGTTCTTTTCTCATAACTCATAAGTTGATTCTTTTGTTGTGCTAATGTGATTAAAATGCTTTTTTTACTTTGTGTCTAGAGGGTTGGAATATCTCCATGAGCACTGCAATCCCCCTGTCGTCCATAGAGATCTGAAGTCATCTAATGTTCTTCTGGATTTCAACTTCAATGCAAAGGTAAAACAACTTTGCATAACTCATGGTATCTTGTTCTGCAtgattttgttcatattttgcTTCCTTTAATGAATTGTTTCTCGGTTCAGCTTTCAGACTTTGGCCTTGCAGTAACAGTTGGAACCCAAAACAAGAATATAAAGCTTTCTGGAACTTTGGGTTATGTAGCGCCAGAATACCTTTTAGAAGGTACGGTGGCATGCTGTTTGACTCTTCGGAGCGTGCACATATTAAGTTTATAATTGTTGTTGATGTATTCTTACTCATCAGATCTTCAATCCAGTAGTTATTTTAACCTTGTTAGTTCTATTTTCATGTTGCTAGAGCGGGGAAGTGAGTGATTTAATACATAGGAATTTAGTAGGAAATTTGCtacttttctccttttcttggGATGATGCTCAATGCCATATGTCATTGACAGGTAAGTTAACTGACAAAAGTGATGTCTACGCATTCGGGGTTGTTCTTCTTGAACTCCTAACCGGCCGAAAACCAGTGGAAAAGATGTCACCATCTCATTGTCAGTCTCTAGTAACATGGGTAAGTTTCCTTCAATGGCTTTCTGCTGGCTTTCTATTGCTTGAATTTCCATGAAAGTTCTGCCTTCTTGAAATTTTAATAGTGCAAACACTTTGACATACAGGCCATGCCTCAGCTTACTGACAGATCAAAGCTTCCAAACATTGTGGATCCTGCTATCAGAGACACTATGGATTTAAAACACTTATATCAGGTATATACTCCTTCAAGTTTTTACCGATCATTTATTCTTGTCACAGTTCCGGAACTTAATTCACATTACCACAAACCAGGTAGCTGCCGTGGCAGTTCTCTGCGTACAAACAGAACCAAGTTACAGGCCATTGATAACAGATGTTCTGCACTCCCTTATACCCCTTGTGCCTCTTGAGCTTGGAGGGTCATTAAGAATTTCGTAACAGGTGAACGCACACAGCCTTCTCACTGATGACAATCTTGCTAGATCACCTTGTGATTCTCCACAAGGCGGTCCAAATATGATGCATAGCTCCCATTTTTTCTGGTCGTTTTCCTCTTGGATGGCTGTTTCGCGGAGAGATTCAGTTGCAAGAATTCATGGCGGAAGAAAAATTTGTTTTGCGTCATAACAGATGTCCATTGAATTCTTCCATAGCTTTTGGAATATAACGTCTTCAAGTTGTCTAGAGCTTCACTGAGATAATTAAAGTACATTGTGCTCTGATGAATGTTCTCAGTGAGCAGTTCTTGAGAGTCGGTTGTTGTAGAATGCTTAAATAGATTTTCTTTCAAGCTCAATAGAGAGATTATGTTGAACAAATTTGGATCTAGCTTGAAGGGTCTCCACACTTTATTTAATGTAGAAATTATAAGAAATTTGTATGTTCATGGACCATTGAGATTGAAAATGAATGTTGCACTACTCTGTTATTATTGCTCTGTTTAGACATGAAGTAGGTGCTGCATTACTGACCCTAACAAGTGCATGAAGGTGCCAAGGTGGTGGTTTGAAAATAGTTTTCCTGACATCCTCTTTCCATTCACATCTCCAAATCCGTGAACCAAACTAATGTTAGTCCCTATCAGCACAATCCGTGAACTCTAACGACTTGCCTTCAAGTCTTCATCTTCAATTCCACTGATTCCTGAACCCCAACATGCGCCTTCAAGTCTTCATCTTCAATTCCACTGATTCCTGAACCCCAACATGCCAAAAAGGGCGATAATGCCTTTCCTAGATGTTGCTTCAATATTTTCATTTCAGGGATTGATGTTAAaaagtgatgatgatgatgatgatgattcaaGTACAGAAACAAGAGCATCACCAAGTAGCAGAAGTAATGGTAGCTTTGGTTTGTCTGAGACCAAGCAACTTAACAGGAGAAGGAGCAAAGATCACACAATATGCTCTCACCGAAACGGCATTCGTCCTTGGAGCAGTGGGAACCAAGTCTGGAATCCATAACTGAAGAAAAAAGGAATTGCAGTGCTGCCCAGGGGCGAAGCCACATTGAGACAAGCTGACCcccctcaaaaaaaattaataatactaatttatatattaattttaatttagacCCCCCTGAATTTTTAATTTAGACCCCCCTTATTATAAAAAATCATACTCATGATTGAAACAATAAGACCTGTTACAAatattacttatcatatttgataaaaattttatttttagagttattttttgtactttcaaaggtataattaatatataaccctaaaaaaattccGGGGGCGTTGCCCCCGGACCCCCACTTAGCTTTGTTTACCATAACATAAAATCCGTTATCCATCACTACGACCCCCCTCATCTAAAGTTCTGGCTTCGCCCCTGGTGCTGCCTCAGAATCATGAGATTCACATGTAAAATTAGTAGGTTTGTAGAGCTtgacatttatttttcttttttgtttgagcaATAAACAGTGCAAAATAAGCTGGAGCATGAGAACAAGAGGCGTGTCTCTCCAGTTCTTTCTTTCTAAATTTCTTGCAACTTCTCCAGATCTGTTttgaggaggaggtggagatccTTCTTCTCCACTTCCTTCTCCCCTGTTTCTGATCTCCTTttgtatgcattttttttttcatgtttcgagtTTGAATATGATTTGATTTAAGATTTCTTCTCTAACTCTAGATCTCCTCCATCCATCGTGGATCTTCGATCATCGTTGTTTTTGGTGTGTCCTAGTGACATATATTTGGTTCATAGTAATTAGACTCTCAGATTTGAGGAATATCAAACTCTATTATTTGAAGGGGAAGCCAAGATCATAGATCTAGAaccagagttttttttttttttttttcagtctaAGTAACCCGACGTAGTCCGGTGTCATTTGACGGTTGTGCGGTGATGTCCAATGTAATATGATGTTGTCCAGGAGTGTGTAGCGATGACcgttatttgtatttttttagtttttttgtaaTTCATTTTTATGGTGATTCGAGTGTCTTAGAGCCTCAAATTATCTTATTTTTGAGTAAATTAATACAATATGATCAtgatccttaaaaaaaaaaaaattcatgtgtgCGCGGGTCTAACGATATAAATTTAAGtttatgcacaaaaaaaaaattcatgtgtgCGCGGGTCTAACGATATAAATTTAAGTTTATGCACATTTCTAATGATATGAATTTAGAGTTTGATGGTgttttcggttaaaaaaatgtttttcagGAAAAAAGTGTTCTCAACCACCACTTggtctctttatttattttccaaCTACTAACTGACACGTGTCACAATTGGCCTATCCTCTTTCTTCTTAAGACGATCGTCGAACTCGAAGCTTCATTTTCGTTGTTTTGGCCATTCGATACCGGTATGACAGAAAAGCAAAGATGGAGAAGAAGAGTCGGTACCCGCAAAAATTCCCTATCAATCTTAAGGAACTTCCTCCTATACTCCCATCCACCATTACCACAATCTCTTTCAAGGTACCAAAATCAAGAATCTACCTCTCTCTACCACCAATTTTTGTTCTTGTACCAATATGTAGAGGGGTTTCTGGAATTACTTCCTTTCCTGAGCTGTTATTGTTGCTTAATTCCTTTTTCAGGTGAATCAGAGCACAAAACACCGAGAGTTTGCAGAGGAAGATTTTGATTTCGTTGACAAAACTGGAAGGGGAGACTCGAAAGCTGAAGATGCTTCTTGTCTTCCTACCAAACACATCGATCCCGACACAGTCAAGACCAagaccaagaagaagaagaagaagagtaagaGCAGAAATGTGATTTCGACTTGGCAGTCCTACTCAATTAATGAAGGTACTTTCCTATGAACTAGTATTTGAAAGGGTTTACAAAATTGAAATTGTGTTACAAGAATCGCGAGTAGCTAGTCTTTTCTGATGAggaagaaaacttaaaattcaaatttgattaGGTCGGAATCGTCGGTTGTATTTCCTCCTTATGTGAAACAGGGAAAGGAAATTTGCTAACCCTGAACCTCCTGTTAGATAATTTTCATAAAAGCACTGGTTATGGCTGGCAAGAAACTACAAAGGCCTACTGATTGGTGAATGAGGAATTATAAAGGTGTGTTTGATGCTCTGTGAACTCGGGCCCCATGTATCTGGCCCCATGTTGGTAATACAACAATTTTGGCcaagaaaacagaaacaaaTAATGCTTTTGTTGCATTACTGCCAAACTAACAATCCCAATCTCACCTTTACTCTCCTCTTTCCCCTTGAAATTTCACATTCGCATGGAGAAATCGGCCTCCTTCTGGGATTTCAGCGACCAATTTTTGTACTTCCTTCCAAGTGGAGTCATTGGCATGTTAATTGGAGATTGTGATCAAATTCGTTGTTTACTAACTGCTAATGATAGCACAATCTCACTCTGATGGGATTGGCTTCATGCTTCTGACCGAAAAGTCTCAAGTTGGCTCTTAGTTTTTCTTGGTCCCTTAGACTGTTGTTGTGTTAAATTCAAGTTGGTGGACTCAAATCAGTCTCAAGTATACTGACTTGAAGTTGCACTTGAAATGTGTAATTGCAACAACATATGTAAGTGTGAAAAAAGTCAGTCAATGTCACTATGTCAGCAATTCTACCTGTATAG
This genomic interval carries:
- the LOC120007834 gene encoding ribonuclease 3-like protein 1 isoform X2; this encodes MEKKSRYPQKFPINLKELPPILPSTITTISFKVNQSTKHREFAEEDFDFVDKTGRGDSKAEDASCLPTKHIDPDTVKTKTKKKKKKSKSRNVISTWQSYSINEGSPKKVSAKAILYETCDANRWKPPSFICCQEEGPCHLKSYISQKLSSM
- the LOC120007834 gene encoding ribonuclease 3-like protein 1 isoform X1, which codes for MEKKSRYPQKFPINLKELPPILPSTITTISFKVNQSTKHREFAEEDFDFVDKTGRGDSKAEDASCLPTKHIDPDTVKTKTKKKKKKSKSRNVISTWQSYSINEGSPKKVSAKAILYETCDANRWKPPSFICCQEEGPCHLKSFTFKVVVEIKGDEDVVLECFGGPQSRKKAAEEHAAAGALCYLKHVGYYS
- the LOC120007049 gene encoding probable receptor-like protein kinase At1g80640, with the protein product MDAQSPGTPVVRVVHHQDLNKRILVALIVASTLLGCLLLSLVCFWICRFRNLKNSAEKTKQNIDSSAKGVSSSPLKERINSSRITGKKDSVAIIDYQLLEAATENFQENNILGEGGRGRVYRARFDEKSLAAVKRLDGGGQDAEREFENELNWLVKIKHQNIISLMGCCINRERRFLVYEMMENASLESQLHGPSHGSALTWPLRLKIVIDVARGLEYLHEHCNPPVVHRDLKSSNVLLDFNFNAKLSDFGLAVTVGTQNKNIKLSGTLGYVAPEYLLEGKLTDKSDVYAFGVVLLELLTGRKPVEKMSPSHCQSLVTWAMPQLTDRSKLPNIVDPAIRDTMDLKHLYQVAAVAVLCVQTEPSYRPLITDVLHSLIPLVPLELGGSLRIS